In Shouchella patagoniensis, the following are encoded in one genomic region:
- a CDS encoding 3-oxoacid CoA-transferase subunit B, which produces MKETRKRILERAVKEIKDGMCVNLGIGMPTLIANMIPDDVHVMLQSENGLLGIGRYPTEEEVDPDLINAGKETVTAKTGASYFDSAESFAMIRGGHIDLAVLGGMEVSESGDLANWMIPGKMVKGMGGAMDLVQGAKKIVVIMDHTNKYGESKVKQSCSLPLTGKAVVDLLVTDLAVFSYKDGQMTLIELQEGVTLEEVKQVTEASFRVGISV; this is translated from the coding sequence ATGAAAGAGACACGGAAGCGTATTCTCGAGCGAGCGGTAAAAGAAATAAAAGACGGAATGTGTGTGAATTTAGGAATTGGTATGCCTACGCTTATTGCCAATATGATTCCAGACGACGTACATGTAATGTTGCAGTCAGAAAACGGTTTATTAGGCATTGGACGGTATCCAACAGAAGAAGAAGTGGATCCTGATTTAATCAACGCCGGGAAAGAAACAGTAACGGCTAAAACAGGTGCTTCTTATTTTGATAGTGCAGAATCATTTGCGATGATTCGTGGAGGGCATATCGATTTAGCCGTTCTTGGCGGCATGGAAGTATCCGAATCAGGCGACCTTGCCAATTGGATGATCCCAGGAAAAATGGTAAAAGGTATGGGCGGCGCGATGGATCTTGTGCAAGGTGCTAAGAAAATTGTGGTCATTATGGATCATACAAATAAATACGGTGAATCAAAAGTAAAGCAAAGCTGTTCATTGCCATTAACGGGAAAAGCAGTTGTTGATTTACTCGTAACCGATTTAGCTGTCTTTTCGTACAAAGACGGGCAAATGACGTTAATTGAATTGCAAGAGGGTGTGACGCTAGAAGAAGTGAAGCAAGTAACGGAAGCAAGTTTCCGTGTTGGGATTAGCGTTTAA
- a CDS encoding CoA transferase subunit A, translating to MSKIIASTDQIMSQIQNGATLVVGGFGLCGIPEHLIAAVKEKGVTDLTVVSNNCGVDDFGLGQLLEDKQIKKMVASYVGENKQFEQQFLNGELEVELVPQGTLAERLRAGGAGIPAFYTATGVDTPVAEGKEEKEFDGKRYIMERGIVGDVALVKAWKADSFGNLVFRKTSRNFNPLVATAGKVTIVEVEELVELGELDPDEIHTPGVYVQHVFVGDSFEKRIERRTVAQVGGGN from the coding sequence ATGAGTAAAATCATCGCTTCAACGGATCAAATAATGAGCCAGATCCAGAACGGGGCAACGCTAGTTGTTGGAGGATTTGGACTATGTGGCATACCTGAACATTTAATTGCAGCTGTAAAAGAAAAGGGTGTGACAGACCTCACTGTTGTTAGCAATAATTGTGGCGTTGATGACTTTGGTTTAGGGCAGCTACTTGAAGACAAACAAATAAAAAAGATGGTTGCTTCCTACGTAGGTGAAAACAAACAATTTGAACAACAATTTCTAAATGGAGAACTGGAAGTCGAACTTGTTCCACAAGGAACCCTTGCTGAGAGGCTGCGGGCAGGAGGAGCGGGTATCCCTGCTTTCTACACAGCAACAGGTGTAGATACGCCAGTGGCAGAAGGCAAGGAAGAAAAAGAGTTTGATGGCAAACGATATATTATGGAGCGTGGCATCGTCGGAGATGTGGCATTAGTAAAGGCGTGGAAAGCTGATTCGTTTGGAAACCTTGTCTTTCGAAAAACATCACGCAACTTCAATCCGTTAGTAGCAACCGCAGGCAAGGTCACCATTGTTGAAGTAGAAGAGTTAGTTGAACTCGGTGAACTCGACCCAGACGAAATTCATACGCCAGGTGTTTATGTGCAGCACGTATTTGTTGGCGACTCATTTGAGAAGCGGATTGAACGTAGAACGGTAGCTCAAGTGGGAGGGGGAAACTAA
- a CDS encoding DUF6944 family repetitive protein: MGHSIKAFTGAWIEAIGTIVAAVGDTPSDTRPEEATDFLGLWGNVLQATGNGLIADTNEPGSLDQAGNVIQAAGNSIIVGALILPFNEDFEQTLTIKGNLFQAAGGAVSFSGDVKADVNIASIYAFYGDLLQVIGNSMQALAGILDFEVDRHEERLNTTGSWIQAIGAVLSALSATKSLENNGVKEDTDEKNLVNYRSTCKAIQS; the protein is encoded by the coding sequence ATGGGTCATTCAATCAAAGCCTTTACAGGTGCTTGGATTGAAGCAATTGGAACCATTGTTGCCGCCGTCGGCGATACTCCTTCAGACACAAGACCTGAGGAAGCAACTGACTTCCTCGGTCTATGGGGCAATGTTTTGCAAGCTACAGGGAACGGTCTAATAGCAGACACCAATGAACCCGGTTCTCTTGATCAAGCCGGGAACGTTATTCAAGCGGCAGGAAACTCCATTATTGTTGGTGCGCTTATCCTGCCATTCAATGAAGACTTCGAGCAAACATTAACGATTAAAGGAAACTTATTTCAAGCCGCTGGTGGGGCCGTTTCTTTCTCCGGGGATGTAAAAGCGGATGTGAACATCGCTAGTATATACGCCTTTTACGGGGACCTTCTTCAAGTCATTGGAAACTCCATGCAAGCCCTCGCTGGCATTCTTGATTTCGAAGTTGATAGGCACGAAGAGCGCTTGAATACTACGGGAAGCTGGATTCAAGCGATTGGCGCCGTCCTTTCTGCCTTAAGCGCAACAAAATCACTAGAGAATAATGGCGTAAAAGAGGATACCGACGAGAAAAACCTAGTCAATTACCGGAGTACATGTAAAGCAATACAGTCATAA
- a CDS encoding GNAT family N-acetyltransferase: MPYTININPPLTNDAVPSLREKVGWGRRDQDFPALFKRCNFYAAAIDQSGKLIGFGYVCGMGLEHGYMEDIIVDPTYQGQEIGTALVKALLHEGERIGLEIITVSYMPKHTSFYQKCGFIFSGGGVWQKNS, encoded by the coding sequence TTGCCCTATACAATTAACATAAACCCTCCACTAACAAACGATGCAGTCCCCTCCTTAAGAGAGAAAGTCGGCTGGGGTAGACGAGATCAGGACTTCCCAGCTCTATTTAAGCGCTGCAACTTCTATGCAGCTGCTATCGACCAATCTGGCAAACTCATCGGCTTTGGCTATGTATGTGGTATGGGTCTTGAACACGGCTATATGGAAGACATCATTGTCGATCCTACTTATCAAGGTCAAGAAATCGGTACCGCCCTTGTAAAAGCTCTGTTACATGAGGGCGAGCGAATTGGGCTTGAAATCATTACTGTCTCTTACATGCCAAAACATACTTCTTTTTATCAGAAATGCGGTTTTATTTTTAGTGGTGGCGGTGTTTGGCAAAAGAATAGCTAA